In a genomic window of Nodosilinea sp. E11:
- a CDS encoding acetyltransferase: MFVKDTQSQTLIQVLDPSELFNPVHDQVLGRQQAGEEEQPPQAFPKSQLQFPSGEALPQCWIDPDYQLK, translated from the coding sequence ATGTTTGTTAAAGATACTCAAAGCCAAACCTTAATTCAGGTGCTTGACCCCAGTGAATTGTTCAACCCCGTCCATGATCAGGTGCTAGGTCGGCAGCAAGCTGGTGAAGAAGAACAGCCTCCCCAGGCCTTTCCTAAGTCGCAGCTGCAATTTCCTTCGGGTGAAGCCCTGCCCCAATGCTGGATCGACCCCGATTATCAGCTTAAGTAG
- a CDS encoding phosphatase PAP2 family protein, translating to MSFVTTVGVLWLGFCLLLLLGLAELADEVLEQESFLLDEATLLWINQFTHPWLDRVMLAATRLGDPSTVVPLACIGFSLLLWRREWRVATLFAIACTGGAVLSIGLKLFFSKPRPQLWPQLITEHTYSFPSGHALGSMVLYGFSSYLLVQYFPQWRGLIYGLATLLIGAIGLSRIYLGVHWPTDVLAGYAIGFLWISGCIALLKLKQVQRAS from the coding sequence ATGTCTTTTGTGACCACCGTTGGCGTGCTGTGGTTAGGGTTTTGCCTGCTGTTGTTGCTGGGCTTGGCTGAACTCGCCGACGAGGTCTTAGAACAAGAGTCTTTTTTGCTCGATGAAGCCACGCTGTTGTGGATCAATCAATTCACTCACCCCTGGCTCGATCGAGTGATGCTGGCGGCTACCCGCCTGGGTGACCCCAGCACGGTGGTTCCCTTAGCCTGCATTGGGTTTAGCCTGCTCCTGTGGCGGCGAGAGTGGCGAGTGGCTACTCTGTTTGCGATTGCCTGTACAGGGGGAGCCGTTCTGAGCATTGGGCTGAAGTTGTTTTTTAGCAAGCCCCGGCCCCAGCTCTGGCCCCAGCTGATTACCGAACACACCTACAGCTTCCCCAGTGGCCACGCCCTCGGGTCGATGGTTTTGTATGGCTTTTCGTCCTACCTGCTGGTCCAATATTTTCCCCAGTGGCGGGGGCTGATCTATGGGCTAGCCACCCTGCTGATCGGGGCGATTGGCCTGAGCCGCATTTACCTGGGGGTACACTGGCCGACCGACGTACTGGCGGGCTACGCCATTGGTTTTCTATGGATTAGCGGCTGCATTGCGCTATTGAAACTCAAACAGGTTCAGCGGGCCAGTTAA
- a CDS encoding YqaE/Pmp3 family membrane protein — translation MDLLRLLAAIFLPPLGVFLQVGIGPQFWINILLTLLGYIPGIIHAVWIIVKR, via the coding sequence ATGGATTTACTTAGGCTTTTGGCAGCCATCTTTCTCCCACCCCTAGGAGTGTTTCTTCAAGTGGGCATTGGTCCCCAATTCTGGATCAATATTTTGTTGACTCTGCTGGGCTATATTCCTGGTATCATCCACGCCGTTTGGATTATTGTGAAGCGGTAA
- a CDS encoding MauE/DoxX family redox-associated membrane protein — MTIWFNNHKDTLRGILAVCMVVAGVLHFVQPDPFIRIVPGFLPAPATLVYLSGVIEILLGLGLLWPPVRQLSAWGLVVLFIAVYPANLNMAINHIPIAGVPDTWWFHAIRLPFQFVLIAWAYWFTRPEVPQLS; from the coding sequence ATGACTATTTGGTTCAACAATCACAAAGATACCCTGAGGGGCATTCTGGCCGTCTGCATGGTGGTGGCTGGGGTACTGCATTTTGTGCAGCCCGATCCCTTTATTCGCATTGTGCCAGGGTTTTTACCCGCTCCAGCGACCCTGGTTTATCTCAGTGGTGTAATCGAGATTTTGCTGGGTCTGGGGTTGCTCTGGCCCCCGGTCCGTCAGCTCTCGGCTTGGGGATTAGTGGTGCTATTTATTGCGGTTTATCCTGCCAACCTCAATATGGCGATTAACCATATCCCCATTGCGGGGGTTCCCGATACCTGGTGGTTTCACGCCATTCGGTTGCCGTTTCAGTTTGTGCTGATTGCCTGGGCCTACTGGTTTACCCGCCCCGAAGTACCCCAGCTGTCCTAA
- a CDS encoding AI-2E family transporter codes for MRFGHWLSLVIVGVCLYILWVIRNVLLLVLAAVVLVVVLNRAVVALQKYLPNRRAAVFVIFSSALLLLGLFGGLVIPPFITQLQALGDLTPLVLNQVYTWFVDLADSVPGFSIQNYQDLENIFRQIQALNLDIIFGRFFRLFSNTLAIAFNLLLLLMLVLMMLLNPVSYQQLLLQLFPHSLRPQVRQVLDNCEAALSSWFIGIFVTMVAVALMSLAGLWMLDIPFALANGILAGLLAFIPNLGPLISVLPPVALALLESPWKAIAVVVLYLVIYQVAGRWLTARVMPRRVALLPAVTLLAQIFFTAFFGLLGLVLALPLTLIIQQWLKAFWFERVLEQH; via the coding sequence GTGAGATTTGGCCATTGGTTAAGCTTAGTAATTGTGGGGGTTTGCCTTTACATACTTTGGGTAATCCGCAATGTTCTGCTGCTGGTGCTGGCCGCCGTAGTTTTAGTAGTTGTGCTAAATCGAGCTGTAGTTGCCCTGCAGAAATACTTACCCAATCGCCGTGCCGCAGTTTTTGTAATTTTTAGTTCCGCGCTACTCTTGCTAGGGCTATTTGGTGGTCTTGTGATTCCACCCTTTATTACTCAACTCCAGGCATTAGGCGATCTGACTCCCCTGGTGCTCAACCAAGTCTATACCTGGTTTGTGGACCTAGCTGATTCAGTACCAGGATTTTCTATTCAAAATTATCAAGACCTTGAGAATATTTTTAGGCAAATCCAGGCGCTCAATCTAGACATAATCTTTGGACGGTTTTTTAGGTTATTTTCCAATACGCTAGCGATCGCCTTCAACCTGCTACTTTTGCTAATGCTGGTCCTGATGATGCTGCTAAACCCAGTTTCATACCAGCAGCTTCTACTGCAACTCTTTCCCCATTCCCTGCGCCCCCAGGTGCGTCAGGTTTTAGATAACTGCGAAGCGGCGCTTTCAAGCTGGTTTATCGGTATTTTTGTCACTATGGTGGCTGTGGCACTGATGAGCCTTGCCGGTCTGTGGATGCTTGACATTCCCTTTGCCTTAGCCAATGGCATTCTGGCCGGGCTGCTGGCGTTTATTCCTAACCTGGGGCCGTTGATTAGCGTACTGCCGCCGGTTGCCCTGGCCCTGCTCGAATCTCCCTGGAAAGCGATCGCAGTAGTTGTGCTCTACCTAGTGATTTATCAGGTCGCAGGTCGTTGGCTGACAGCCCGAGTTATGCCTCGGCGCGTGGCTCTATTACCCGCTGTAACGCTGTTGGCCCAAATCTTCTTTACGGCATTCTTTGGGTTGCTGGGGCTAGTGCTGGCGCTGCCGCTAACTCTGATTATTCAGCAGTGGCTGAAAGCATTTTGGTTTGAGCGGGTTTTAGAACAGCATTGA
- a CDS encoding CHAD domain-containing protein codes for MAYRFVADSTVEANVQRVFSEQLGKAVEQLSENFQKQPEQAVHNARKCLKKSRSLLRLVRKSIDKSIYQQESQRLRDVGRSLAPARDSAVYPATLSTLLDTYGLTLDVNSFSTLKTGLVDLYNVQLDNLSDREQFIAAVMTDLEASQTNLSQVALKQTGWKAVAKNLRHIYSQGQQNFDQAYNDGDDDDFHNWRKRVKDLWYCTCLLQSLWPPIMKAFESELHELADLLGDDHDIAALRQFLTHHAKEVGVKDVHMQVLVPLMGHRQTKLHRRAKTLGQKLYGETPKAFSDRMASYWHA; via the coding sequence ATGGCCTATCGATTTGTTGCCGACAGCACTGTAGAAGCTAATGTTCAGCGCGTTTTTAGCGAACAGCTGGGCAAAGCGGTTGAGCAACTCAGCGAAAATTTTCAGAAGCAGCCTGAGCAAGCCGTTCATAACGCCCGAAAATGTCTAAAAAAGTCGCGATCGCTGCTGCGCTTAGTGCGCAAGTCGATAGATAAATCGATTTATCAGCAGGAGAGCCAACGCCTGCGAGATGTGGGGCGATCGCTGGCTCCGGCCCGCGACAGCGCTGTCTACCCAGCCACCCTCAGCACCCTCCTCGACACCTACGGGCTCACCCTCGACGTCAACAGCTTTTCTACTTTAAAAACGGGCTTAGTTGATCTCTACAACGTTCAGCTAGACAACCTCAGCGATCGCGAGCAATTCATTGCGGCGGTAATGACCGACCTAGAGGCAAGTCAAACTAACCTCAGCCAGGTAGCGCTCAAGCAAACTGGGTGGAAAGCGGTTGCCAAAAACCTGCGCCATATCTATTCTCAAGGACAGCAAAACTTCGATCAGGCCTATAACGACGGCGACGATGACGACTTCCACAACTGGCGCAAACGAGTCAAAGATTTGTGGTATTGCACCTGTTTGTTGCAGTCGCTGTGGCCCCCGATTATGAAAGCCTTTGAGTCAGAACTCCACGAACTGGCCGATCTTCTGGGAGACGACCACGACATTGCTGCCCTAAGGCAGTTTTTAACTCACCATGCCAAAGAGGTCGGGGTTAAAGACGTACATATGCAGGTGTTGGTGCCGTTGATGGGGCATCGTCAAACCAAGCTGCACCGACGGGCCAAAACGTTGGGTCAAAAGCTCTATGGCGAAACGCCAAAAGCCTTCAGCGATCGCATGGCCAGTTACTGGCACGCTTAA
- a CDS encoding MgtC/SapB family protein, translating into MTSLSPVSWLAVAGHLAVALVLGAVIGLDREYSHKAAGLRTNMLVSLGSALFIAATIQSGMAEVEGTALPRTLQGIITGVGFVGAGSILREDRVRGLTSATAVWVSAGAGVAAGLGLWQLGLLGTGFALIVLRVVKWAEDQI; encoded by the coding sequence ATGACGTCTCTCTCTCCTGTTTCCTGGTTAGCGGTGGCAGGCCATCTGGCCGTAGCCCTGGTTTTAGGCGCTGTGATCGGCCTCGATCGCGAGTACAGCCACAAAGCTGCTGGCCTGAGAACCAATATGCTGGTATCCCTGGGGTCGGCTTTATTTATTGCGGCCACCATTCAAAGCGGTATGGCCGAGGTGGAAGGCACGGCCCTGCCGCGCACGCTGCAAGGCATCATCACCGGGGTGGGGTTTGTCGGGGCCGGCTCCATTTTGCGAGAAGACCGGGTGCGGGGGCTGACCTCGGCTACCGCCGTGTGGGTATCGGCGGGGGCGGGTGTGGCCGCTGGGCTAGGTCTGTGGCAATTAGGCCTTTTAGGCACGGGGTTTGCGTTGATTGTTCTGCGGGTGGTGAAATGGGCCGAAGACCAAATTTAA
- a CDS encoding DedA family protein, with amino-acid sequence MFNWIVTWIESLGYAGIFGLMVLEHLFPPIPSELVMPLAGFVSSNSTQMNLAGVILAGTLGSLVGASAWYGVGLLISHDQLMGWVKRYGRWLTIKPQDLEKAIDFFKNSGGSWVVGVGRVVPGIRTYVSVPAGLSHMPLLPYLGYSALGTALWTGALAAAGYGLGDRFEQVQHFIGPVSKVVLISGAIALGIWLIKRYRRQPKV; translated from the coding sequence ATGTTCAACTGGATTGTCACCTGGATTGAATCTCTCGGCTATGCCGGCATCTTTGGCTTGATGGTGCTAGAGCATCTTTTTCCGCCCATTCCGTCAGAATTAGTGATGCCTCTAGCGGGTTTTGTTAGCAGCAACAGTACCCAGATGAACCTAGCCGGGGTGATTTTAGCCGGAACCTTAGGGTCGCTGGTGGGGGCATCGGCCTGGTATGGGGTTGGTTTATTAATTAGCCACGACCAGCTCATGGGCTGGGTAAAACGCTATGGCCGGTGGTTGACGATCAAGCCCCAAGATCTTGAAAAAGCGATTGACTTCTTTAAAAATAGTGGCGGCAGCTGGGTGGTAGGCGTAGGCCGGGTCGTACCAGGAATACGCACCTATGTCTCAGTACCGGCAGGGCTGAGCCACATGCCGCTGTTGCCCTACCTGGGCTATTCGGCGCTGGGTACGGCGCTGTGGACCGGGGCGCTGGCCGCAGCGGGCTATGGGTTAGGGGATCGGTTTGAGCAAGTGCAGCACTTTATTGGTCCTGTGAGCAAAGTGGTGCTGATTAGCGGGGCGATCGCCCTAGGAATATGGCTGATTAAGCGCTATCGCCGTCAGCCTAAAGTTTGA
- a CDS encoding YihY/virulence factor BrkB family protein produces the protein MLSPKQVWRLLKEAFKAWNQDQASRLAAALAYYTLFSLAPLLLLTIAIASLFFDNTAVREQLLGQVQSLVGTASADFVSTVLDNANQPGSNSGWVASGVSLVLVLVGATGVLAQLQQSLNIIWNISVRPDVGVFNILRQRLLSLGMIIVIGFLLLVSLVMSALISGFSGYLYTLLPGLDALVQLLNFAVAFGLTTLLFALIFKYLPDAVISWGDVWFGAAATALLFSIGKYLIGLYLGNSGFASSYGAAGSVIVLLVWVFYSAQILFYGAELTQIYSGRFGSQIRPNQYATQHDSLPQTPSDSA, from the coding sequence ATGCTCAGCCCCAAACAGGTTTGGCGTTTGTTAAAAGAGGCCTTCAAAGCCTGGAATCAAGATCAGGCATCGCGGTTGGCCGCCGCCTTGGCTTACTACACCTTATTTTCTCTAGCGCCGCTGCTGCTGCTGACGATCGCGATCGCCAGCCTATTTTTCGATAACACGGCGGTGCGCGAACAGTTGCTAGGGCAGGTGCAATCGCTAGTGGGTACAGCCAGTGCCGATTTTGTCAGCACGGTGCTCGACAATGCCAATCAGCCCGGTAGCAACTCGGGCTGGGTTGCCTCGGGGGTGAGTTTAGTGCTGGTGCTGGTGGGGGCCACTGGGGTGCTGGCCCAGCTGCAACAGTCCCTCAATATCATCTGGAATATTTCCGTACGCCCTGACGTCGGTGTGTTCAACATCCTGCGCCAGCGGCTCCTGTCGTTGGGGATGATCATTGTGATTGGTTTTTTGCTGCTGGTCTCCCTGGTGATGAGCGCGCTGATCTCTGGATTTTCGGGCTATCTCTACACCTTGCTGCCTGGCCTCGATGCCCTGGTGCAACTGCTCAATTTTGCGGTGGCCTTTGGCCTCACCACCCTACTGTTTGCCTTAATCTTTAAGTACTTGCCCGATGCGGTGATTAGCTGGGGCGATGTCTGGTTTGGGGCGGCGGCGACAGCGCTACTGTTTTCAATTGGCAAATATTTGATTGGTCTGTACCTAGGCAACAGCGGCTTTGCTTCTTCCTACGGGGCGGCAGGGTCGGTGATTGTTTTGCTGGTTTGGGTGTTTTATTCGGCCCAAATTTTGTTTTACGGGGCCGAACTCACCCAAATCTATAGCGGCCGCTTTGGCTCCCAAATTAGGCCCAATCAATACGCGACCCAGCACGATTCTCTACCTCAAACCCCGTCAGATTCAGCGTAG
- a CDS encoding PAS domain-containing protein, translating to MAMRLRSRDWSNAPLGQPAHWPAGLKTSLSLLLNSDRPMVCVWGRDRWVFYNDACAALSVPGHSWPVGEPLTRYEAKDWQPLATGVDQVLSTGQPLSLAVNPEGSPLMANHGWAFSAIWQTTDQVEGVFATALAPTPDPQVSKHFIDRRRPTAASLRESEARFRHLADNISQLVWMADPSGSIFWYNQRWVNFTGLPLDALQGQGWQQLHHPDHIDRVMAKIDHCFANGDLWEDTFPLRSKDGEYHWFLSRGTPVCDEQGKVLRWVGTNTDITEFRETERALKQATERLNIALKSAPITLFSQDQDLRYTWVYNPTHDYTVDQMLGQRDRDLVSAEAADRLTALKRQVLDNGVALRAEVQVDQLYYDLTIDPIRDQQGNIVGVTCAAVDISERAKLTAEHLQAEQTLRQSEEQLRMAQTAAGAGLWDWDLTDNTVIWSEEYYHLYGLDLGVTPSYENWLAAVLPADRPYIERKTREAIEQGKNLKVSFRVQHPQEGQRWLMVRGQTFYDAAGNPVRITGIAMNVTEQKRFEQALVESEARARTQAEELAALMEATPAAIWIAHDGDCRLMTANRMGHDLMLTEPGKPFSLTSAENEFLLSFKPYRQGQLMAPQDLPMQKAMRIRQEVTDEIELVYADGTVRHIYGKAVPLYDLEGIVRGAIGGFTEITAIKQSEQEREQLLQRERIAREEAEQANRLKDQFLAVLSHELRSPLNPILGWSKLLQTRRFDEAKTAQALATIERNALLQAQLVDDLLDLAKILRGKIQFTPIPVKLAGVIESALETVKGAAAAKAIALTIDLDATVQASGDAARLQQIVGNLLSNAIKFTPQAGQVTVTLHAVDSQAEITVADTGIGISAEFLPYLFESFRQEDISITRQHGGLGLGLAIVRQLVEIHGGTIAARSPGEGQGATFTVRLPKLVAKARPGPSVSLPLAAPDLRGICVFSVDDSADTRELLTVLLSQYGAEVVTIGSAAEVLDRLQHQQPDVLISDIGMPEIDGYSLIRQIRSLPPDQGGNIPAIALTAYARYEDQQESLASGYQRHLAKPLDIEKLVQTVIELTQRSRA from the coding sequence ATGGCGATGCGATTGCGATCGCGCGACTGGTCCAATGCTCCCCTTGGGCAGCCGGCCCATTGGCCTGCCGGGCTAAAAACTAGCCTGAGCCTTTTACTCAACAGCGACAGGCCGATGGTCTGCGTATGGGGCCGCGATCGCTGGGTCTTCTACAACGATGCCTGTGCAGCGCTGAGCGTACCGGGCCACAGCTGGCCTGTGGGGGAACCTCTGACCCGCTATGAAGCGAAAGACTGGCAGCCCCTAGCCACGGGCGTTGACCAGGTACTTAGCACCGGGCAACCGCTGTCGCTAGCGGTAAATCCAGAGGGGAGCCCGCTGATGGCCAACCACGGCTGGGCCTTTAGCGCCATTTGGCAAACTACCGACCAGGTTGAGGGGGTGTTTGCCACCGCCCTCGCCCCCACCCCAGACCCCCAAGTCTCAAAGCACTTTATCGATCGCCGTCGCCCCACGGCGGCTAGCCTGCGAGAAAGCGAGGCCCGATTTCGCCACCTAGCCGACAACATTTCTCAGCTGGTATGGATGGCCGACCCCAGCGGCTCAATCTTTTGGTACAACCAGCGCTGGGTCAACTTTACAGGGCTGCCGCTAGATGCTTTGCAGGGTCAGGGTTGGCAGCAGCTGCATCACCCTGACCACATCGATCGGGTCATGGCAAAGATCGATCACTGCTTTGCCAACGGCGACCTGTGGGAAGACACCTTTCCCCTACGCAGCAAAGACGGGGAATATCACTGGTTTCTCTCGCGCGGCACCCCGGTGTGCGACGAGCAGGGAAAAGTGCTGCGCTGGGTAGGCACGAACACCGACATTACTGAATTTAGAGAGACTGAAAGAGCCCTCAAGCAGGCTACCGAACGACTGAATATTGCCCTCAAGAGCGCCCCCATTACGCTGTTTAGCCAAGACCAGGATCTGCGCTATACCTGGGTCTACAACCCCACCCATGACTACACCGTTGACCAAATGCTTGGGCAGCGCGATCGCGACCTGGTGTCTGCCGAGGCCGCCGATCGACTCACCGCGCTCAAACGGCAGGTGCTCGACAATGGGGTAGCCCTGCGGGCCGAGGTGCAGGTCGATCAGCTCTACTACGACCTCACCATTGACCCCATTCGCGATCAGCAGGGGAACATTGTGGGAGTGACCTGCGCGGCGGTAGACATTAGCGAGCGGGCCAAACTCACCGCCGAGCATCTGCAAGCTGAGCAGACCCTGCGCCAGAGCGAAGAACAGTTGCGGATGGCCCAGACCGCCGCTGGTGCCGGTCTTTGGGATTGGGATTTGACGGACAACACCGTAATTTGGTCGGAAGAGTACTATCACCTCTATGGCTTAGACCTGGGCGTCACTCCCTCCTACGAAAATTGGTTGGCCGCTGTGCTGCCCGCCGACCGGCCCTACATCGAGCGCAAAACCCGTGAGGCCATCGAGCAGGGTAAAAATCTCAAGGTCAGCTTTCGCGTTCAGCACCCGCAAGAGGGACAGCGCTGGCTGATGGTGCGGGGGCAAACCTTTTACGACGCGGCGGGTAACCCAGTGCGGATAACGGGCATTGCGATGAATGTCACCGAGCAAAAGCGGTTTGAGCAGGCCCTCGTCGAAAGCGAAGCCCGAGCGAGAACCCAGGCCGAAGAACTGGCGGCCCTGATGGAAGCCACCCCTGCCGCGATCTGGATTGCCCACGATGGCGATTGCCGTCTGATGACCGCCAACCGCATGGGTCACGATCTGATGCTCACCGAGCCCGGCAAGCCGTTTAGCCTCACTTCTGCCGAGAATGAGTTTTTGCTGTCGTTTAAGCCCTATAGGCAGGGGCAACTGATGGCACCCCAAGACCTGCCCATGCAAAAGGCGATGCGAATCCGGCAGGAGGTGACTGACGAAATTGAGTTGGTCTATGCCGACGGCACCGTGCGCCACATCTACGGCAAGGCGGTGCCGCTCTACGACCTGGAGGGGATAGTGCGTGGGGCGATCGGTGGGTTTACCGAGATTACGGCGATTAAGCAGAGCGAACAAGAACGCGAACAACTGCTCCAGCGCGAACGCATTGCCCGAGAGGAAGCCGAGCAGGCCAACCGCCTCAAGGATCAGTTTTTGGCGGTGCTCTCCCACGAGCTTAGATCGCCCCTCAACCCGATCTTGGGCTGGTCAAAGCTGCTGCAAACCCGTCGCTTTGACGAGGCCAAAACCGCCCAGGCCCTGGCTACAATCGAGCGCAACGCCCTGCTACAAGCCCAGTTAGTCGATGACCTGCTCGATCTAGCGAAGATTTTGCGCGGCAAAATTCAGTTCACCCCCATCCCAGTCAAGCTGGCGGGGGTGATTGAGTCTGCCCTGGAGACAGTCAAGGGGGCGGCAGCGGCCAAGGCGATCGCCCTGACAATCGACCTCGACGCCACGGTACAGGCCAGTGGCGACGCGGCCCGTCTGCAACAAATTGTGGGCAATTTGCTCTCTAACGCCATCAAGTTTACGCCCCAGGCGGGCCAGGTCACCGTTACCCTGCACGCCGTTGACAGCCAGGCCGAAATTACCGTGGCCGATACGGGCATTGGCATCAGTGCCGAGTTCTTGCCCTACCTGTTTGAGTCATTTCGCCAGGAAGATATCTCGATTACTCGCCAGCACGGTGGGCTGGGGCTAGGGCTGGCGATCGTGCGCCAGCTGGTCGAAATTCACGGTGGCACGATTGCGGCCCGCAGCCCAGGCGAGGGCCAGGGGGCAACGTTTACGGTGCGGTTACCCAAGCTGGTGGCCAAAGCCCGGCCTGGCCCGTCGGTCTCTCTCCCCCTGGCGGCCCCCGACCTGCGGGGTATTTGCGTCTTTTCGGTCGATGACTCCGCCGATACCCGCGAGTTGCTGACGGTGCTGCTGAGTCAGTATGGGGCCGAAGTGGTGACCATTGGTTCGGCCGCCGAAGTGCTCGATCGCCTGCAACACCAGCAACCCGATGTGTTGATCAGCGATATTGGCATGCCCGAAATCGACGGCTACAGCCTAATTCGCCAAATTCGCAGCTTGCCCCCCGACCAGGGCGGCAACATTCCGGCGATCGCGCTCACCGCCTACGCCCGCTACGAAGACCAGCAAGAGTCGCTGGCCAGTGGCTACCAGCGCCACCTG
- a CDS encoding DUF6335 family protein gives MSQKSTDAAEMAQAHAIDEAPPPPNEQVIHLPPARAAAEAARTGLEDDSAMVGATVPNHESMAAGGPTTAGDPDAMIEQAKVVGEEAIGGTTPTPDQNNVDDIAAAVGIDVKPEHPLAIKDEMDRRDRQRFELDPDSKDAAL, from the coding sequence ATGAGTCAGAAATCCACGGATGCTGCCGAGATGGCTCAGGCTCACGCCATCGATGAAGCACCTCCCCCGCCCAATGAGCAGGTGATCCATCTTCCCCCGGCTCGGGCAGCAGCCGAGGCGGCGCGCACGGGTCTAGAGGATGACAGCGCCATGGTTGGGGCTACCGTACCCAACCACGAATCTATGGCTGCGGGCGGCCCCACCACAGCTGGTGACCCCGACGCCATGATCGAGCAAGCTAAAGTGGTGGGTGAAGAGGCGATCGGCGGCACTACGCCGACCCCGGACCAAAATAACGTCGATGACATTGCTGCGGCTGTGGGAATTGACGTTAAGCCTGAGCATCCCCTAGCCATTAAAGACGAGATGGATCGCCGCGATCGCCAGCGGTTTGAACTCGATCCTGATTCTAAAGACGCGGCGTTGTAA